In the Hordeum vulgare subsp. vulgare chromosome 7H, MorexV3_pseudomolecules_assembly, whole genome shotgun sequence genome, one interval contains:
- the LOC123409287 gene encoding rosmarinate synthase-like yields MPLERFDLRIASRELVRASDPPPGFPAVQAVSNLDLVLGPFPIHLVSIYPPPPRGLGPVLAAVRAALPAYLSRFFPFAGRVVRDPDTNVPEVACDNAGAELVVADAAGVPLAAVDFARVDRSLGMIQIPFDPAFALSLQVVRFACGGFALTVATNHLLADGRAFVLLLNCLAEMVRGGGGGLSRGPLLDRSSLLAPRSPPVYGPSLDAEFARFTPATMINPLLAAAMERRLYRIDAADLVALQNAASSAGRRTSRFVALCAHVWKLLARAVGDSDPNCRMAWIVDGRKCVEPSEGALDMYMGNVVTYTSREAPVAELLRAPLQDVAAAARAAMASVTTRDRFQELVDWVEANKTAYKDGGKWTEAVNLGLGSPALVISGLLPFAIDGDLGFGKPRLVLPWLRHGRLGSASVTVVPCPGGDGSWFVGGTRLWPRLVEVVENVPESLLKPVTAASLGFEAPHGSRL; encoded by the coding sequence ATGCCGCTGGAGCGCTTCGACCTGCGGATCGCCTCCCGGGAGCTGGTCCGGGCCTCCGACCCTCCCCCGGGCTTCCCCGCCGTCCAGGCCGTCTCCAACCTCGACCTCGTCCTCGGCCCGTTCCCGATCCACCTCGTCAGCATCTACCCGCCCCCGCCGCGCGGGCTGGGCCCCGTGCTCGCCGCCGTCCGCGCGGCCCTCCCGGCCTACCTCTCCCGCTTCTTCCCCTTCGCCGGCCGCGTCGTGCGCGACCCGGACACCAACGTCCCCGAGGTCGCCTGCGACAACGCCGGCGCCGAGCTCGTCGTCGCCGACGCCGCCGGGGTCCCCCTCGCCGCCGTCGACTTCGCGCGCGTCGACCGCTCCCTCGGGATGATCCAGATCCCGTTCGACCCGGCGTTCGCGCTGTCGCTGCAGGTGGTGCGGTTCGCGTGCGGGGGGTTCGCGCTGACAGTTGCCACCAACCACCTCCTCGCCGACGGCCGGGCGTTCGTCCTGCTGCTCAATTGCCTCGCGGAGATGgtccgcggcggcggcggggggctctCCCGCGGCCCGCTGCTCGACCGGTCGTCCCTGCTCGCCCCGCGGTCTCCGCCGGTGTACGGCCCGTCGCTGGACGCGGAGTTCGCGAGGTTCACGCCGGCCACCATGATcaatcccctcctggccgcggccATGGAGCGGCGCCTCTACCGCATCGACGCGGCCGACCTCGTCGCGCTCCAGAACGCGGCGTCGTCCGCAGGCCGCCGCACCTCGCGCTTCGTGGCGCTGTGCGCGCACGTCTGGAAGCTCCTGGCCCGCGCGGTCGGCGACTCCGACCCCAACTGCCGGATGGCGTGGATCGTCGACGGCCGGAAGTGCGTCGAGCCGTCGGAGGGCGCGCTGGACATGTACATGGGGAACGTGGTCACCTACACGTCCCGCGAGGCTCCCGTGGCGGAGCTGCTGCGCGCGCCGCTGCAGGACGTGGCGGCCGCCGCGCGCGCGGCCATGGCGTCGGTGACGACGAGGGACAGGTTCCAGGAGCTGGTGGACTGGGTGGAGGCGAACAAAACGGCGTACAAGGACGGCGGGAAGTGGACGGAGGCGGTGAACCTCGGCCTGGGGAGCCCGGCGCTGGTGATCTCCGGGCTGCTCCCGTTCGCCATCGACGGGGACCTGGGGTTCGGGAAGCCGAGGCTGGTGTTGCCGTGGCTGCGGCACGGCCGGCTGGGGTCGGCGTCGGTGACGGTCGTGCCCTGCCCGGGCGGGGACGGGTCGTGGTTCGTCGGCGGCACGAGGCTGTGGCCGCGGCTGGTGGAGGTGGTGGAGAATGTCccggagagcctgctgaagccggTGACCGCGGCGAGCCTGGGGTTCGAGGCGCCCCACGGCTCTCGTCTCTGA